The following proteins are co-located in the Deltaproteobacteria bacterium genome:
- a CDS encoding TonB-dependent receptor, which yields MQRPAVAIPAGENLLLLIARAYGFSGTRAQRLAQATDLVLFQGEPGLGIPAILGEVAPNAQIGVAAQPIPDDPLQVRSSAWRRHRTSLRVYGIDGAASWDFSAGALGELRLDALFGWEHGRFNQSVDADGSELPLIDVFRPHRNDLASGELRLSSQGDGAVDWIAGLFYFRSETERSFDEIVLPFGTIVSELSGVAVGFAPFTSVTVRPLELSGSEPRIDLELFGGWRWNRDSQRLDFENLASPAGPSGPQTGRAVFKEHTWELGVRWFPSEDHTVYAKFARGYKSGNLEADNQTGVIRDVDPELIRAWELGLKSSLADGRVQLALTGFWSEYTDLQVPQTVGLTQFTQNAAAATIRGIELELVARPVEALTLQASAGFLDARFDEFCSDDAAQVLPVSDPGCPAPDPLFPWRGESNLAGHRLEDAPKWKASLFASYQVELGARGTLTPVVKLAYTSDYFLRPYALASDRVDAFTRTDVRLVWRSASERLTLEVFAENLENEIVYARNTTTGEFSGSFPASIGLLPPRTYGVRVGFAWRNE from the coding sequence TTGCAACGACCCGCCGTTGCAATCCCGGCCGGCGAGAACCTGCTGCTTCTGATCGCACGCGCGTACGGGTTCTCAGGGACTCGCGCGCAGCGCCTCGCGCAGGCGACGGATCTCGTTCTGTTCCAAGGCGAGCCCGGCCTCGGCATCCCGGCGATTCTCGGGGAGGTCGCGCCGAACGCGCAGATCGGCGTCGCGGCGCAGCCGATCCCTGACGACCCGCTGCAGGTGCGCTCGAGCGCGTGGCGCCGGCATCGCACGAGCCTGCGCGTGTATGGCATCGACGGCGCGGCGAGCTGGGACTTCAGCGCCGGCGCGCTCGGCGAGCTGCGCCTCGACGCGCTGTTCGGCTGGGAGCACGGGCGCTTCAACCAGTCTGTCGACGCCGACGGCAGCGAGCTCCCGCTGATCGACGTGTTCCGACCGCATCGGAACGATCTCGCGTCCGGTGAGCTGCGCCTCAGCTCGCAAGGGGATGGCGCGGTCGACTGGATCGCGGGCCTCTTCTACTTCCGGAGCGAGACCGAGCGCAGCTTCGACGAGATCGTGCTGCCGTTCGGCACGATCGTGAGCGAGCTGTCGGGCGTCGCGGTCGGCTTCGCGCCGTTCACGAGCGTCACCGTGCGCCCCCTCGAGTTGTCAGGCAGCGAGCCGCGCATCGACCTCGAGCTGTTCGGCGGTTGGCGCTGGAACCGCGATTCCCAGCGTCTCGACTTCGAGAACCTCGCGAGCCCGGCTGGACCGAGCGGCCCGCAGACGGGACGCGCCGTGTTCAAGGAGCACACCTGGGAGCTCGGCGTGCGCTGGTTCCCGAGCGAGGACCACACCGTCTACGCGAAGTTCGCGCGCGGCTACAAGAGCGGGAACCTCGAGGCCGACAACCAGACGGGAGTGATCCGCGACGTCGACCCGGAGCTGATCCGCGCATGGGAGCTCGGCTTGAAGTCGTCGCTCGCGGATGGGCGTGTGCAGCTCGCGCTCACGGGCTTCTGGTCCGAGTACACGGACCTGCAGGTGCCGCAGACGGTCGGCCTCACGCAGTTCACGCAGAACGCAGCGGCCGCGACGATTCGCGGCATCGAGCTCGAGCTCGTCGCGCGCCCCGTCGAGGCGCTCACGCTACAGGCGAGCGCCGGCTTCCTCGACGCGCGCTTCGACGAGTTCTGCAGCGACGACGCCGCGCAGGTGCTCCCCGTCTCGGATCCCGGCTGCCCCGCGCCCGACCCGCTCTTCCCGTGGCGTGGCGAGAGCAACCTCGCGGGCCATCGCCTCGAAGACGCGCCGAAGTGGAAGGCGAGCCTCTTTGCCAGCTATCAGGTCGAGCTCGGCGCGCGCGGCACGCTCACGCCCGTCGTGAAGCTCGCCTACACGAGCGACTACTTCCTGCGCCCGTACGCGCTCGCCAGCGACCGAGTCGACGCATTCACGCGCACCGACGTGCGCCTCGTGTGGCGCAGCGCGAGCGAGCGCCTCACGCTCGAAGTGTTCGCCGAGAACCTCGAGAACGAGATCGTCTACGCGCGCAACACGACGACGGGCGAGTTCTCAGGCTCGTTCCCCGCATCGATCGGCCTGCTTCCGCCGCGTACGTACGGCGTGCGCGTGGGCTTTGCGTGGCGAAACGAGTGA
- a CDS encoding TonB-dependent receptor — protein sequence MRILPLTLVLALAAHVAAQEAPAEREGEVEEIVVSITKRDESLHDVAASVTAFSDETIALANLESASDLVTLIPNVVTKGESRTGNFSIRGVSESFSSQSPVAYHVNGLFKLGLDSLLGQYYDLDAIELVRGPSGTVYGRNATAGAINFVWKKPHAEYEALGDALLGNYRHVQVRAVVNAPLFGEGDERLMARLAVQRQVRDGYMNDLERPRRRDDPHNADEWYSRLTLRSLPSENVELIVRGFFNQSDADPYVSRPLVGDYTTGFLDTRMFDDDGVLESRNFGVVDFDPYQGYAAFVADMRSELPFGIGIGVCSGGAMPPSPGCNDPPLQSRPARTCCF from the coding sequence GTGCGCATCCTTCCGCTCACTCTCGTGCTCGCGCTCGCCGCGCACGTCGCGGCGCAGGAGGCCCCGGCGGAGCGCGAGGGCGAAGTGGAAGAGATCGTCGTCTCGATCACGAAGCGCGACGAGTCGCTGCACGACGTCGCGGCGTCGGTGACCGCATTCTCCGACGAGACGATCGCGCTCGCGAATCTCGAGAGCGCCTCCGATCTCGTCACGCTGATTCCGAACGTGGTCACGAAGGGCGAGAGCCGCACCGGGAACTTCTCGATTCGCGGCGTCTCCGAGTCGTTCAGCTCGCAGTCGCCGGTCGCGTACCACGTGAACGGCCTCTTCAAGCTCGGCCTCGACTCGTTGTTGGGGCAGTACTACGACCTCGACGCGATCGAGCTGGTGCGCGGGCCGTCGGGCACGGTCTACGGCCGCAACGCCACCGCGGGTGCGATCAACTTCGTCTGGAAGAAGCCGCACGCGGAGTACGAGGCGCTCGGGGACGCGCTGCTCGGCAACTACCGCCACGTGCAGGTGCGCGCCGTCGTGAACGCGCCGCTCTTCGGCGAAGGCGACGAGCGGCTGATGGCGCGACTCGCCGTCCAGCGCCAGGTGCGCGACGGCTACATGAACGATCTCGAGCGCCCGCGGCGCCGCGACGATCCGCACAACGCGGACGAGTGGTACTCGCGCCTCACGCTGCGCTCGCTGCCGAGCGAGAACGTCGAGCTGATCGTGCGCGGCTTCTTCAACCAGTCGGACGCGGATCCCTACGTGTCGCGCCCGCTGGTGGGCGACTACACGACGGGCTTTCTCGACACGCGCATGTTCGACGACGACGGCGTGCTCGAGTCGCGCAACTTCGGCGTCGTCGACTTCGATCCCTACCAGGGCTACGCCGCGTTCGTTGCCGACATGCGCAGCGAGCTGCCGTTCGGCATCGGCATCGGGGTGTGCTCCGGCGGAGCGATGCCGCCGTCGCCGGGTTGCAACGACCCGCCGTTGCAATCCCGGCCGGCGAGAACCTGCTGCTTCTGA
- the tmk gene encoding dTMP kinase encodes MNRGVLIVFEGTDGSGKSTQLPRLAARLEAAGHRVVRTREPYDCGAGRAIREMARSGRRVAPEQELAWFFEQRRAHVREVVRPALARGEIVLSDRYFISTAAYQGARGLDAAAILAASEREFPPPDLVLWLDLPVDEGLERTHARGEPHEPAFEERAFLESVRAAMASLARSYIARLDARGSADEVEARIAAAVRERVGL; translated from the coding sequence GTGAACCGCGGCGTGCTGATCGTCTTCGAGGGCACCGACGGCAGCGGCAAGTCGACGCAGCTGCCGCGCCTCGCCGCGCGACTCGAAGCGGCGGGCCACCGCGTCGTGCGTACGCGCGAGCCCTACGACTGCGGCGCAGGCCGCGCGATCCGCGAGATGGCGCGCTCGGGCCGGCGCGTCGCGCCCGAGCAGGAGCTCGCGTGGTTCTTCGAGCAGCGCCGCGCACACGTGCGCGAAGTCGTGCGCCCCGCGCTCGCACGCGGCGAGATCGTGCTGAGCGACCGCTACTTCATCTCGACCGCGGCTTATCAAGGCGCGCGCGGCCTCGATGCCGCGGCGATTCTCGCCGCGAGCGAGCGAGAGTTTCCGCCGCCGGACCTCGTGCTCTGGCTCGATCTTCCCGTCGACGAAGGCCTCGAGCGCACGCACGCGCGCGGCGAGCCCCACGAGCCCGCGTTCGAGGAGCGCGCATTTCTCGAGAGCGTACGCGCCGCAATGGCGTCGCTCGCGCGCAGCTACATCGCGCGCCTCGACGCGCGGGGTAGCGCGGACGAGGTAGAGGCGCGCATCGCCGCCGCGGTCCGCGAGCGCGTCGGCCTTTGA
- the atpE gene encoding ATP synthase F0 subunit C, whose translation MRKIGKVALWTLAALFVPMAALAQDAGASDSSWGYALGAGLAIGLAGLGCGIGQGLTAGNTTAGIARNPGAAGSMFTNYILGMVLIESIAIYGLVIGFLLQGKIQ comes from the coding sequence ATGCGAAAGATCGGAAAGGTCGCCCTCTGGACCCTCGCCGCGCTCTTCGTCCCGATGGCCGCGCTGGCCCAGGACGCGGGCGCCAGCGACAGCTCGTGGGGCTACGCGCTCGGCGCGGGTCTCGCCATCGGCCTCGCGGGGCTCGGCTGTGGCATCGGCCAGGGCCTCACGGCGGGCAACACCACCGCCGGCATCGCCCGAAACCCGGGCGCCGCGGGCAGCATGTTCACGAACTACATCCTCGGGATGGTTCTGATCGAGTCGATCGCGATCTACGGCCTCGTGATCGGCTTCCTGCTGCAGGGCAAGATCCAATAA
- a CDS encoding F0F1 ATP synthase subunit A, translating to MTLPKLIADATHLPIVVVGSLLVVVVLLAMGLLVRSRLARADGGLLPDEGLSVRNLAELLVEMLSGLAEQNMGPHWRRYFPIIGSIFFFILTANLIGLIPGLVAGQGDADGGATRSANVTWAWAAISFLAHQYVGIKEHGFSYVNHFLGPSLFDLHIGGKHIHVRALAPLYAPIELLSHLSRLFTLAVRLLANMFADHLVVSVWITLTSLVIPAVFMGLGVMVAFLQAYVFSLLSMIYIGLALEEAH from the coding sequence GTGACGCTTCCGAAGCTGATTGCGGATGCAACGCACCTGCCGATCGTCGTGGTCGGCTCGCTGCTCGTCGTGGTCGTGCTCTTGGCGATGGGCCTCTTGGTGCGCTCGCGCCTCGCGCGTGCCGATGGCGGCCTGCTCCCGGACGAAGGCCTCAGCGTGCGCAATCTCGCGGAGCTGCTCGTCGAGATGCTGTCGGGCCTCGCCGAACAGAACATGGGCCCGCACTGGCGGCGCTACTTCCCGATCATCGGCTCGATCTTCTTCTTCATCCTCACCGCGAACCTGATCGGCCTGATTCCTGGCCTCGTCGCCGGCCAGGGCGACGCCGATGGCGGCGCGACGCGCAGCGCTAACGTCACCTGGGCGTGGGCCGCGATCTCGTTCCTCGCTCATCAGTACGTCGGCATCAAAGAGCACGGCTTCTCGTACGTCAACCACTTCCTCGGGCCGAGCCTGTTCGACCTCCACATCGGCGGAAAGCACATCCACGTGCGGGCGCTCGCTCCGCTGTATGCGCCGATCGAGCTGCTCTCGCACCTCTCGCGGCTCTTCACGCTCGCGGTGCGGCTGCTCGCCAACATGTTCGCCGACCACCTCGTCGTGTCGGTGTGGATCACGCTGACATCCCTCGTGATCCCGGCGGTGTTCATGGGCCTGGGCGTGATGGTCGCGTTCCTGCAGGCCTACGTGTTCTCGTTGCTCTCGATGATCTACATCGGCTTGGCCCTCGAGGAAGCCCACTAG
- a CDS encoding AtpZ/AtpI family protein: MKNGLDGRAGKAYQRAVEAVLAIPIGIGIGYFVDGRLDSSPVGMVVGAAFGFAAFVRRLVSMRSLVDDASGTDGSNEK, from the coding sequence GTGAAGAACGGGCTCGATGGACGCGCAGGGAAGGCCTATCAGCGGGCCGTCGAAGCGGTCCTCGCGATCCCGATCGGGATCGGCATCGGGTACTTCGTCGACGGTCGGCTCGATTCGAGCCCCGTCGGCATGGTGGTCGGCGCCGCTTTCGGTTTCGCAGCGTTCGTTCGGCGACTCGTGTCGATGCGCAGCTTGGTGGATGACGCGTCCGGGACAGACGGCTCGAACGAGAAGTGA